The Nocardia arthritidis genome has a window encoding:
- a CDS encoding alpha/beta fold hydrolase: protein MTRRTRVAVQGGLATAGVVAALAGVHALRRAGAHVLWPARRDEYRDEDFGLIEADRSGTVTTADGVELATRECGPADAPVTVIFVHGFCNTMESFHFQRRDLEKRWGPRVRLVLFDLRGHGRSGTPSTESCTVAQLGRDLVAVLEAAVPTGRVVLVGHSLGGMAVLAAAAQFADLFAARVIGVGLLSTAAAEVTAAGITQLLRSPAIDGFRLAVHTAPALVQAGRSTARHVITPILHVSSYHGPVSPTLSRFTTHMIDRTPVETIVKFLKAIELHDESAALPTLANTPVLVIGGMHDLVIPFRNSRALAAALPNSELIRLAEAAHMAHLQFPDIVNAALDRLLVRAGAIEPEGRQQESEVVGG from the coding sequence ATGACCCGACGGACCCGCGTGGCGGTGCAGGGCGGGCTGGCCACGGCGGGCGTCGTCGCCGCGCTGGCCGGGGTGCACGCCCTGCGCCGCGCGGGTGCGCATGTGCTGTGGCCCGCCCGGCGTGACGAATATCGCGACGAGGACTTCGGGCTCATCGAGGCCGATCGCTCCGGCACCGTCACCACCGCCGACGGTGTCGAGCTCGCCACCAGGGAATGCGGCCCTGCCGATGCGCCCGTCACGGTGATATTCGTCCACGGTTTCTGTAACACCATGGAGTCCTTCCACTTTCAGCGTCGCGATCTCGAAAAGCGCTGGGGCCCAAGGGTGCGGCTGGTGCTGTTCGATCTGCGCGGGCACGGCCGATCCGGCACGCCGAGCACCGAGAGCTGCACCGTCGCACAGCTCGGCCGCGACCTGGTCGCCGTGTTGGAGGCCGCCGTACCGACCGGACGCGTTGTGCTGGTTGGGCATTCGCTCGGCGGGATGGCGGTGCTCGCGGCCGCCGCGCAATTCGCCGACCTGTTCGCCGCCAGGGTGATCGGGGTCGGACTGCTGTCGACGGCCGCCGCCGAGGTCACCGCCGCGGGCATCACCCAGCTGCTGCGCAGCCCGGCCATCGACGGATTCCGGCTGGCCGTGCACACCGCACCCGCGCTGGTGCAGGCCGGACGCAGTACGGCGCGACATGTGATCACGCCCATCCTGCACGTCAGCTCGTATCACGGTCCGGTGAGCCCGACGCTGTCCCGCTTCACCACGCACATGATCGATCGCACACCCGTGGAAACCATCGTGAAGTTCCTGAAGGCGATCGAACTGCACGATGAATCCGCGGCGCTGCCGACCTTGGCGAATACACCGGTGCTCGTGATCGGCGGCATGCACGATCTGGTCATCCCGTTCCGCAACTCCCGCGCGCTGGCCGCCGCCCTGCCGAACAGCGAGCTGATCCGGCTCGCCGAGGCGGCGCACATGGCGCATCTGCAGTTCCCGGATATCGTCAATGCCGCGCTCGACCGGCTGCTGGTCCGGGCGGGCGCGATCGAACCGGAAGGGCGCCAGCAGGAATCGGAGGTGGTGGGTGGCTGA
- a CDS encoding putative quinol monooxygenase codes for MIIPNLDNIPFALVGVARAKPERAAELRELLLSFVAPTREEDGALEYHCHEDSAEPGNFVFYEVWRSKADLDRHLELPHMREFLARRMDYLERDFDIKFLTMHSPYPRPINA; via the coding sequence ATGATCATACCTAATCTCGACAATATTCCATTCGCGCTGGTCGGGGTCGCGCGTGCGAAACCGGAACGCGCGGCCGAACTGCGCGAGCTGCTGCTGTCGTTCGTCGCGCCGACCCGCGAGGAGGACGGCGCGCTCGAATATCACTGCCACGAGGACAGCGCCGAGCCGGGCAATTTCGTGTTCTACGAGGTGTGGCGGTCGAAGGCGGACCTGGACCGGCACCTCGAACTGCCGCATATGCGGGAGTTCCTGGCGCGCCGGATGGACTATCTGGAGCGCGACTTCGACATCAAATTCCTGACGATGCACAGCCCCTATCCGCGACCGATCAATGCCTGA
- the tsaD gene encoding tRNA (adenosine(37)-N6)-threonylcarbamoyltransferase complex transferase subunit TsaD, translating to MIIMGVESSCDETGVGIVRRRPDGSCELLADEVASSVDQHARFGGVVPEIASRAHLEAIVPAMRRALAAAGIERPDALAVTIGPGLAGALLVGVAAAKAYAAAWDIPFYALNHLGGHVAVDTLEHGPMPPCVALLVSGGHTHLLHVKDLAEPIVELGSTVDDAAGEAFDKVARLLGLGFPGGPALDAAAQGGDPRAIAFPRGMTGPRDPRYDFSFSGLKTAVARYVEAAQRNGFAADDLPISDIAASFQEAVADVLTMKAIRAAQDVGVDTLVLGGGATANSRIRSMAEERCAAAGLALRVPRPRLCTDNGVMIAALGAHVIGGGAAASTLNVATDPGLAVSVSQLR from the coding sequence GTGATCATCATGGGTGTCGAAAGCTCCTGCGACGAAACGGGAGTCGGAATCGTCCGGCGCCGCCCGGACGGCAGCTGCGAACTGCTCGCCGACGAGGTCGCCTCCAGCGTCGATCAGCACGCGCGGTTCGGCGGCGTCGTCCCGGAGATCGCCTCGCGCGCACACCTGGAGGCGATCGTGCCCGCCATGCGGCGCGCGCTCGCCGCCGCGGGTATCGAACGACCCGATGCGCTGGCCGTCACCATCGGACCGGGTCTGGCCGGTGCGCTGCTCGTCGGTGTCGCGGCCGCGAAAGCCTATGCGGCGGCCTGGGATATCCCGTTCTACGCGTTGAACCACCTCGGCGGGCATGTCGCGGTGGACACCCTGGAGCACGGCCCGATGCCGCCGTGCGTCGCACTGCTGGTCTCCGGCGGGCATACACATCTGTTGCACGTCAAGGATTTGGCGGAACCGATCGTCGAGCTGGGCAGCACCGTCGATGACGCCGCCGGTGAGGCGTTCGACAAGGTGGCGCGGCTGCTCGGCCTCGGCTTCCCGGGTGGTCCGGCGCTGGACGCGGCCGCCCAGGGCGGCGATCCGCGCGCGATCGCCTTCCCGCGCGGCATGACCGGACCGCGCGACCCGCGCTACGACTTCTCCTTCTCCGGTTTGAAAACCGCTGTGGCCCGCTATGTCGAGGCGGCCCAGCGCAACGGATTCGCCGCCGACGATCTACCGATCTCCGATATCGCCGCCTCCTTCCAGGAGGCCGTCGCCGATGTGCTCACCATGAAGGCCATCCGCGCCGCGCAGGATGTCGGCGTCGACACCCTGGTACTCGGCGGCGGCGCCACCGCCAACTCCCGCATCCGTTCGATGGCCGAGGAACGCTGCGCCGCAGCGGGTCTGGCTCTGCGGGTGCCGCGCCCCCGGCTCTGCACCGACAACGGCGTGATGATCGCCGCACTCGGCGCCCACGTCATCGGCGGCGGAGCAGCGGCGTCGACGTTGAATGTGGCAACCGATCCGGGCCTGGCGGTATCGGTCAGCCAACTGCGCTGA
- the tsaE gene encoding tRNA (adenosine(37)-N6)-threonylcarbamoyltransferase complex ATPase subunit type 1 TsaE yields the protein MAERQERVLPTVEDTEALGRELAAGLRAGDLVVLDGPLGAGKTALTRGIAAGLGVQGRVSSPTFIIARQHRAGQRDGADPVPLVHVDAYRLSGDLDELDALDLDTDLNQAVVVVEWGRGVVEHLTDRHLRVLLSREPDSEVRTAVWEWVD from the coding sequence GTGGCTGAGCGACAGGAGCGCGTCCTGCCGACCGTCGAGGATACGGAGGCGCTGGGCCGCGAGTTGGCCGCCGGACTGCGCGCGGGCGATCTGGTGGTGCTCGACGGACCGCTCGGCGCGGGCAAGACGGCGCTGACCCGAGGTATCGCAGCCGGGCTCGGCGTGCAGGGCCGCGTGAGTTCGCCCACGTTCATCATCGCCCGCCAGCACCGTGCCGGGCAGCGAGACGGTGCGGACCCGGTGCCCCTGGTGCACGTCGACGCGTACCGGCTCAGCGGCGACCTGGACGAGTTGGACGCGCTGGATCTGGACACCGACCTGAATCAGGCTGTGGTGGTTGTGGAATGGGGTCGCGGCGTCGTCGAACATCTCACCGACCGGCACCTGCGGGTGCTGCTCTCGCGGGAACCCGATTCCGAGGTGCGCACCGCCGTCTGGGAATGGGTGGACTGA
- the tsaB gene encoding tRNA (adenosine(37)-N6)-threonylcarbamoyltransferase complex dimerization subunit type 1 TsaB, with amino-acid sequence MLVLAVDTATPAVTAGLVELEPAAGAAHPAQVRTIATRVRVDARAHAEVLTPQILECLTETGRSRSELAAVVCGVGPGPFTGLRVGMATAAAFGDALGIPVYGVCSLDAIAADAAADLAEGAELLIVTDARRREVYWARYRDGARIAGPDVSKPTDLDFGQATVIAGSASHVDFFDLPVLPVETPSPAGLVHIATPELLSYAVPEPMVPLYLRRPDAVENSYRTLDRTGA; translated from the coding sequence ATGCTTGTACTAGCTGTCGACACCGCGACACCCGCCGTTACCGCGGGATTGGTGGAACTGGAGCCCGCCGCAGGCGCGGCACATCCCGCCCAGGTGCGCACCATCGCCACCCGGGTGCGGGTCGACGCTCGCGCACACGCCGAGGTGCTCACCCCGCAGATCCTCGAATGCCTCACGGAGACAGGACGTTCCAGATCCGAGCTGGCCGCCGTGGTGTGCGGGGTCGGGCCGGGACCGTTCACCGGTCTTCGGGTCGGCATGGCCACCGCCGCCGCCTTCGGTGATGCGCTCGGCATTCCGGTGTACGGGGTGTGCAGTCTCGACGCGATCGCCGCCGACGCCGCCGCGGATCTGGCCGAGGGCGCCGAACTGCTCATCGTCACCGACGCGCGCCGCCGCGAGGTCTACTGGGCGCGCTACCGTGACGGCGCTCGCATCGCCGGACCCGATGTGAGCAAACCGACCGACCTGGATTTCGGGCAGGCCACGGTGATCGCCGGATCCGCCTCGCACGTCGACTTTTTCGATCTTCCGGTGCTCCCGGTGGAGACGCCGTCCCCGGCCGGACTGGTGCACATCGCGACCCCCGAACTGCTGTCGTACGCGGTGCCGGAACCGATGGTCCCGCTGTACCTGCGCCGCCCCGATGCCGTCGAGAACAGCTACCGCACCCTCGACCGGACAGGGGCATGA
- a CDS encoding Hsp70 family protein, producing MRTSLGISAGHEVVCSALVATASNGAQTFDYRVVSADAAHSDLGDLVASSIELMTNQLPATPSHDLTHPVGARFAGTRPLSVEPVTARPPTSVAVAYRNREQAQVIRSATGKQRDLKLVPEGTASLTYLQHTGLLDRYNTVAIVDLGASGLSVTVADPADCTVLHTERTVAISGNAIDELIYHHLVDLHYARRGTRPNRNMLTNRGRAAKEHLSIAPAVTIDHVAGQPLKLTRADFEELVADLLRETAVFAAAVFARAPRFPEAVAVIGGGANIPAVLTTLGDQLDVPVLTVPDPEAVIAKGAALVADSMQPAVFPTNGSDAPGGTFTKVVGTLAGAVVVVGLVIGYGVKEFSPASQDHPIAPVVTTSGAGQPTPPVSIAPPLVPSSGGVGTSTHDSTPRPPGNLPSVTQDHGQPSTTHPDSGPAVPTTAGQPTLRPDPNLPPIPFPELPGLLGPLLAPATPSQGGAGSGSGTAPGTQTPVPNWTPGTTQAPAKGRIPLPPRTGSSNRIPLPGLMLPYEDLD from the coding sequence ATGCGAACATCCCTCGGCATCTCGGCCGGGCACGAGGTCGTGTGCTCGGCGCTGGTGGCAACCGCGTCCAACGGCGCGCAAACATTCGACTACCGCGTGGTGTCGGCCGACGCCGCGCACTCCGACCTCGGCGATCTCGTCGCGTCCTCCATCGAGCTGATGACCAATCAGCTGCCGGCCACCCCGTCGCACGATCTCACCCACCCCGTCGGCGCCCGGTTCGCCGGCACCCGCCCGTTGAGCGTGGAACCGGTCACCGCCCGCCCGCCGACCAGCGTCGCGGTCGCGTACCGCAATCGCGAACAGGCACAGGTCATTCGGTCCGCCACCGGTAAGCAGCGCGATCTCAAGCTGGTCCCGGAGGGCACCGCATCGCTCACCTACCTGCAGCACACCGGCCTGCTCGACCGCTACAACACCGTCGCCATCGTCGACCTCGGCGCGTCCGGGCTCAGCGTCACCGTCGCGGATCCGGCCGACTGCACCGTGCTGCACACCGAACGCACCGTCGCGATCAGCGGTAACGCCATCGACGAGCTGATCTACCACCACCTGGTCGACCTGCACTACGCCCGCCGCGGCACCCGGCCGAACCGGAATATGCTCACCAACCGCGGCCGCGCCGCCAAGGAGCACCTGTCCATCGCGCCCGCCGTCACCATCGACCATGTGGCCGGACAGCCACTGAAGCTCACCAGGGCCGATTTCGAGGAGCTGGTGGCCGACCTGCTGCGCGAGACCGCGGTATTCGCCGCGGCGGTCTTCGCCAGGGCGCCGCGCTTCCCGGAGGCCGTCGCGGTGATCGGCGGCGGGGCCAATATCCCGGCCGTGCTGACCACCCTCGGCGACCAGCTCGACGTTCCGGTGCTCACCGTGCCCGACCCGGAGGCCGTGATCGCGAAAGGCGCTGCGCTGGTTGCCGATTCGATGCAGCCGGCGGTCTTCCCGACCAACGGATCCGATGCGCCCGGCGGCACGTTCACCAAGGTGGTCGGCACGCTGGCCGGCGCCGTCGTGGTGGTCGGACTGGTCATCGGCTACGGCGTGAAGGAATTCTCGCCCGCCTCGCAGGACCACCCCATCGCGCCCGTCGTCACCACCAGCGGCGCGGGCCAGCCGACCCCGCCGGTCAGCATCGCCCCGCCCCTCGTGCCGAGCTCCGGCGGCGTCGGCACCAGCACCCACGACTCGACACCGCGGCCGCCCGGCAACCTGCCGTCCGTCACCCAGGACCACGGCCAGCCGAGCACCACCCATCCCGACAGCGGCCCCGCCGTCCCCACCACCGCCGGCCAACCGACCCTGCGCCCCGATCCGAACCTGCCGCCCATCCCCTTCCCCGAACTCCCCGGCCTGCTCGGTCCCCTGCTCGCCCCCGCCACTCCGTCTCAGGGTGGTGCGGGTTCCGGCTCCGGCACGGCTCCCGGGACGCAAACGCCGGTACCGAACTGGACACCAGGTACGACGCAGGCGCCCGCGAAGGGCAGGATTCCGTTGCCGCCGCGGACCGGGTCATCGAACCGGATTCCGTTGCCGGGGTTGATGTTGCCTTATGAGGATTTGGACTGA
- the rimI gene encoding ribosomal protein S18-alanine N-acetyltransferase, with product MAIRIEPMGLADIERCVELEQVLFPEDDPWQAVAFRSELAGPHNRYITARDETDRMVGYAGVALLGDAEHPEAEVHTIGVDPDCHRAGIGTLLLEALLAEAGKRGGPVFLEVRTDNTPAIALYAKHGFHIIGLRKNYYQPSGADAYTMRRPELAPFPPADAALTQPDEVLS from the coding sequence GTGGCGATCCGCATCGAGCCGATGGGGCTCGCCGATATCGAGCGCTGCGTGGAACTGGAGCAGGTGCTGTTCCCCGAGGACGATCCGTGGCAGGCCGTCGCCTTCCGATCCGAACTCGCCGGGCCGCACAACCGCTACATCACCGCCCGCGACGAGACCGATCGCATGGTCGGTTACGCGGGTGTCGCGCTGCTCGGTGATGCCGAACACCCGGAGGCCGAGGTGCACACCATCGGTGTCGACCCCGACTGTCACCGCGCGGGCATCGGAACACTGCTGCTGGAGGCGTTGCTCGCGGAGGCGGGTAAGCGCGGCGGGCCGGTGTTCCTCGAGGTGCGCACCGACAACACCCCCGCCATCGCGCTCTACGCCAAGCACGGCTTTCACATCATCGGCCTGCGGAAGAACTACTACCAGCCCAGCGGCGCCGACGCCTACACCATGCGCCGCCCCGAGCTGGCGCCGTTCCCGCCCGCCGACGCGGCGCTGACCCAGCCGGACGAGGTGCTCTCGTGA
- a CDS encoding cupredoxin domain-containing protein: MPTVSLRAGFVPVTAALTVAATMLLSGCGGGDSGSAAKTTTAAASSASAAPGAPKPATITVDVADMKFSPADLTVKVGDTVTWKFHDRFPHSVQGIGDKAMGINSPIFDKGEWSYTFTAPGTYRYMCSLHPEMRGTVTAQ, translated from the coding sequence ATGCCAACTGTCAGTCTTCGCGCTGGGTTCGTGCCGGTCACCGCCGCGCTCACCGTCGCGGCAACGATGTTGCTGTCGGGCTGCGGTGGCGGCGATTCCGGCTCGGCCGCGAAAACGACGACGGCGGCGGCCAGTTCGGCGAGCGCCGCGCCTGGCGCGCCGAAACCGGCGACGATCACGGTCGATGTCGCCGATATGAAGTTCAGCCCGGCCGATTTGACGGTGAAGGTGGGCGACACGGTGACCTGGAAATTCCACGACCGCTTCCCACACAGCGTGCAGGGCATCGGCGACAAGGCCATGGGTATCAACAGCCCCATCTTCGACAAAGGCGAGTGGAGTTACACATTCACCGCACCCGGGACCTATCGCTATATGTGCTCGCTGCATCCGGAGATGCGCGGCACCGTCACGGCACAGTAA
- the groES gene encoding co-chaperone GroES, with translation MASVNIKPLEDKILVQANEAETTTASGLVIPDTAKEKPQEGTVIAVGEGRVTDKGDRIPVDVKEGDVVIYSKYGGTEIKYQGEEYLILSARDILAVVTK, from the coding sequence GTGGCGAGCGTGAACATCAAGCCGCTCGAGGACAAGATCCTCGTCCAGGCCAACGAGGCCGAGACGACGACGGCCTCCGGCCTGGTCATCCCCGACACGGCGAAGGAGAAGCCGCAGGAGGGCACCGTCATCGCCGTCGGCGAGGGACGCGTCACCGACAAGGGCGACCGTATCCCGGTCGACGTCAAGGAGGGTGACGTCGTCATCTACAGCAAGTACGGCGGCACCGAGATCAAGTACCAGGGCGAGGAGTACCTCATCCTGTCGGCGCGCGACATCCTGGCCGTCGTCACCAAGTGA
- a CDS encoding ArsR/SmtB family transcription factor, translating to MPDIDEPTPEQMDLGTVLAALADRHRRRVIVALLAEPDGTERTCVSFDLPVSKATLTHHFRTLRTAGLIRQVNRGNSNMAQLRRAEVAARFPGLLELLQAEGERESHS from the coding sequence TTGCCCGATATCGACGAGCCGACCCCCGAGCAGATGGACCTGGGCACGGTCCTCGCCGCACTTGCCGATCGCCATCGCAGACGCGTGATCGTGGCCCTGCTCGCCGAGCCGGACGGCACCGAACGCACCTGCGTCTCCTTCGACCTGCCGGTCTCGAAGGCCACACTGACCCACCACTTCCGGACCCTGCGCACCGCGGGTCTCATCCGTCAGGTCAACCGCGGCAACAGCAATATGGCCCAGCTGCGCCGCGCCGAGGTCGCGGCCCGATTCCCGGGGCTACTGGAACTTCTTCAGGCGGAGGGCGAACGAGAATCGCATTCGTAG
- the alr gene encoding alanine racemase, whose product MAGSTSVNAQVETVIDLEAIAHNVRVLRAYAGDAAVMAVVKADGYNHGAVEVARAAVAAGAAEIGVTTIDEALQLRAAGLTVPILSWLNGSHADYAAAVTADIEIGVSSVAGLRSVERGAREAGQTATVTLKVDTGLNRNGVPPHELPELLPALRNLVDEQVVRFRAVFSHLARADEPNHPANDRQRDRFLDAIAAAKEHGLEPELVHLANSPATLLRPDLAFDMVRPGIAMYGLNPVPDLVDADLRPAMTFQARVALVKRVAAGEGVSYGHEWVAPHDTTVALIPAGYADGVFRSLGGRFEVLLGGVPRPSVGRICMDQFVVDLGDNAEGVQEGDIAVLFGGGPGEPRAQDWADRLGTIHYEIVCAPHSRVVRRHVGGAELTHPRSAPPPPASTR is encoded by the coding sequence ATGGCAGGATCAACAAGCGTGAATGCGCAAGTGGAGACGGTCATCGATCTGGAAGCCATCGCCCATAACGTGCGGGTCCTGCGTGCATACGCCGGTGACGCCGCCGTGATGGCGGTGGTCAAGGCGGACGGCTACAACCACGGCGCAGTCGAGGTGGCCCGAGCAGCCGTCGCGGCAGGGGCCGCCGAAATCGGTGTCACCACCATCGACGAAGCCCTCCAGCTGCGCGCGGCCGGGCTCACCGTGCCGATTCTGTCCTGGCTGAACGGATCTCACGCCGACTACGCCGCCGCGGTCACCGCCGATATCGAAATCGGGGTGTCCTCCGTCGCGGGGCTCCGGTCCGTCGAACGGGGTGCGCGGGAAGCGGGGCAGACCGCGACGGTGACGCTGAAGGTGGACACCGGACTCAACCGCAACGGCGTACCACCGCACGAACTCCCAGAGCTCCTCCCCGCGCTGCGGAACCTGGTCGACGAACAGGTGGTGCGGTTCCGCGCCGTCTTCTCCCACCTCGCCCGCGCCGACGAACCGAACCATCCGGCCAACGACCGCCAGCGCGACCGGTTCCTCGACGCCATCGCCGCGGCGAAGGAGCACGGCCTGGAACCGGAACTGGTGCATCTGGCCAACTCCCCGGCCACACTGCTGCGACCCGATCTGGCCTTCGATATGGTCCGCCCCGGCATCGCCATGTACGGGTTGAACCCGGTGCCGGACCTCGTCGACGCGGATCTGCGGCCGGCGATGACCTTCCAGGCGCGGGTCGCCCTGGTCAAGCGGGTCGCGGCGGGGGAGGGCGTCTCGTACGGCCACGAATGGGTGGCGCCGCACGACACCACCGTCGCACTCATACCGGCCGGTTACGCCGACGGCGTCTTCCGCTCGCTCGGCGGCCGCTTCGAGGTGCTGCTCGGCGGTGTGCCGCGCCCGAGCGTCGGCCGGATTTGTATGGACCAGTTCGTCGTCGACCTCGGCGACAATGCCGAGGGCGTCCAAGAGGGCGATATCGCGGTGCTGTTCGGCGGCGGTCCCGGCGAACCGCGGGCCCAGGATTGGGCCGACCGGCTCGGCACCATCCATTACGAGATCGTCTGCGCGCCACACAGCCGGGTGGTCCGGCGGCATGTCGGCGGAGCCGAACTCACCCACCCCCGATCGGCTCCACCTCCCCCTGCGAGCACCCGATGA
- a CDS encoding NAD(P)H-hydrate dehydratase has product MSQRGYFTADEVRAAEAELFTRVPDGVPMRRAAHGLATVVAGELRARTGGVAGRSVTLLVGSGDNGGDALWAGSMLRRRGVAVSAVLLNPERAHAKGLAALRRTGGRIVAESGTPDLVIDGIVGISGRGPLRPRAAELVAALDVPIIAADLPSGVDPDTGAVSGPAVRADVTVAFGAYKPVHALAAPYCGRIELVPIGLRLPEPNLAALEPSSIGESWPVPGPADDKYTQGVTGICAGSATYPGAAVLCTGAAVAATSGMVRYAGTAAHDVLARFPEVIAAEDVSKTGRVQSWVFGPGAGTDAEARDRLAEILATDLPVVVDADGLTLLAADPDLVRNRPAPTVLTPHAGEFARLTGREVGADRVAAVRALAESWQVTILLKGRATLVADPGRVVHVNEAGGSWAATAGAGDVLSGIIGALLAAGRPPAWSAAAAARVHALAANLSAHEEFSAGAPTSAAPLLEHIRPAIRVLRTLATAG; this is encoded by the coding sequence ATGTCCCAGCGGGGTTACTTCACCGCCGACGAAGTGCGGGCGGCGGAGGCCGAACTGTTCACCCGGGTGCCGGATGGCGTGCCGATGCGGCGGGCGGCGCACGGGCTGGCCACCGTGGTCGCGGGCGAATTGCGGGCGCGCACCGGCGGGGTCGCGGGGCGGTCGGTGACGCTGCTGGTCGGCTCCGGTGACAACGGGGGTGACGCCCTGTGGGCCGGTTCGATGCTGCGGCGGCGCGGTGTCGCGGTGTCCGCCGTGCTGCTGAATCCCGAGCGTGCGCATGCGAAAGGTCTTGCCGCGCTGCGTAGAACCGGCGGCCGCATCGTGGCGGAAAGCGGCACACCGGATTTGGTGATCGACGGCATCGTCGGAATCTCCGGTCGCGGCCCGCTGCGGCCGCGGGCCGCGGAACTCGTTGCCGCGCTGGATGTGCCGATCATCGCGGCGGACCTGCCGAGCGGAGTCGATCCGGATACCGGCGCGGTGTCCGGGCCAGCCGTGCGCGCGGACGTCACGGTCGCCTTCGGCGCGTACAAGCCGGTGCACGCGCTGGCCGCGCCCTACTGCGGCCGAATCGAGTTGGTGCCCATCGGTTTGCGCCTGCCCGAGCCGAATCTCGCAGCGCTGGAACCGTCCTCGATCGGCGAGTCCTGGCCGGTGCCCGGCCCCGCCGACGACAAATACACCCAGGGAGTCACCGGAATCTGTGCGGGTAGCGCCACCTATCCGGGCGCCGCCGTGCTGTGCACCGGTGCGGCCGTCGCGGCCACCTCCGGCATGGTCCGCTACGCGGGGACCGCGGCGCATGACGTTCTCGCGCGTTTTCCGGAAGTAATTGCCGCTGAGGATGTTTCGAAAACCGGCCGGGTTCAGTCCTGGGTGTTCGGACCGGGTGCGGGAACCGATGCCGAGGCCCGCGATCGGCTGGCCGAAATCCTGGCCACCGACCTTCCGGTGGTGGTCGATGCCGACGGCCTCACCCTGCTCGCCGCCGACCCGGACCTGGTCCGCAATCGCCCGGCGCCGACCGTATTGACCCCGCACGCAGGCGAATTCGCCCGTCTCACCGGTCGCGAGGTGGGGGCGGACCGGGTCGCCGCCGTGCGCGCCCTGGCCGAATCCTGGCAGGTCACCATCCTGCTCAAGGGCCGGGCCACGCTCGTCGCCGATCCGGGTCGAGTGGTTCACGTCAACGAGGCGGGTGGCTCGTGGGCCGCCACCGCCGGTGCGGGCGACGTCCTCTCCGGCATCATCGGCGCACTCCTCGCCGCGGGCCGACCCCCGGCCTGGTCCGCCGCGGCCGCCGCCCGCGTCCACGCGCTGGCCGCGAATCTTTCGGCCCACGAGGAGTTTTCGGCCGGTGCACCGACCTCCGCCGCCCCGCTGCTCGAACACATCCGCCCCGCCATCCGGGTACTGCGTACCCTGGCCACGGCAGGCTGA